Genomic window (Thermoleophilia bacterium):
AGCGGTAACTGGCCGGTCTCGAGTTCGTGGTAGTAGGTGGCCACGCGGGCCTCATCGGTCGGGGCCACGCCCAACAGCTCACGCAGCCGGTGCACCACCGCGTCACGCGTGAGACCCTTGCTCGACCTCAACTCGAGGAGCGGTGGTTGCCCGCGCAGCATGGCTTCCGCCATCAGCAGGGTCTCAGGCGCCGGGTTGGGCGGGCTGGTCTCGGCGAGTACCACCCTGATGCGGCGGCCCACCTCGTTGCGCGCGGCCTCGGTCGCCCGGTCCACGAACGCGCCGGCGTCGGGGCGCTGTCCGGCGACGTAGGCGGCGCGGAACTCCTCTACCAATGCGTCCACGGTGCTCATACGCCCTCCTCGGCGATCCACCGGGCAATCCGCCGCATGGCGCGGTGATGGATTTGGTGCGCATTGTTGGGTTCGATCCCCATCGCCTCCGCACACTGCGTGAGGGAGAGATCGTCGAAGGTGTGCAGCATCATGAGGACCCTCTCCCTGTCGGGCAGTCGGGCGAAAATGGCCTTGACGTCATCATCCTGCCCAACCTGCTCCATCTCGCGAAGGGCGTTCGGGTCCACGGGCTCTTCGCCGGGTATGTCACGGACGACCTGCTCGCGCTCCCCCTGCGTGGCGGCCGCCGCGATGTAGCCCTTGGTCGTCCAGTCGGCGATGCGGAAGAGCGCTGCGCCAATGGGTAGGCGGCACTGGTGGCCTTGACGCACTTCGCGGACGAAACGGACGAACACCATCTGGCGGATCTCCTCGGCCTCCCCCACCGACACGCGTCCCGTGGCCCGGATCCACTGGAGAACCGTTTCGAAGTAGGCGGCGCACAGCGAATCGAGATCGCCCCGCTTGAGCATCTCCTGATCGCGTGCGTCGCGTTCATCAGAAGAGAGGCGTGCGGGCAGTGTCCTGTCCTTACGTCACCGGCCACATCGTGACCGTTTCAGCGAATCCGGTGTGGGGAGACTAGAGATGCATGCGGACACATTCGGATGTCGGATACGTCCCCATCGGTTGCCGGGGGGTAGGTGGTCGGCGAGACGATTCGGACAGCGGATGCGACGTACCCTCGCAATCGCACCCACAGCGCTCGATCTGAGGGAGATCACGGCGCATCGAGGTCGCTCGGCCCGCTGGTGCCCATGCCCGGTCCGGCGACGGAGGTCGTATCGATGACGCAGCCCCGCGCCGAGGGAGCAGCGTGACCGAAAGAGCGTTCCGCCGCGTTCCCTCGGTCCCTCCCACACACAGACTCTGCTCTGAGCAGGATGTTCTTACGACGCTCCGATGGGGCTGGACAGGACCGCCCACGCCGCCTATCCTCCTCGCTGGCACTCAGGTGGGGCGAGTGCCACGCCCCGCCGGGACGACCTGCGGGGGTGGGCCCCGCAGACGAAGACAGAAGATGGGGAGGACGGATGAGTCTCGAGCCGCTCGGAGATCGTGTGATCGTTAGCGCTGCAAGCGCTGAAGAGGTCACTGTCAGTGGAATTCTGCTGCCGGACACCGCCAAGGAGAAGCCGCAGCGCGGCACGGTCCTGGCTGTGGGTCCTGGTCGCTACGTCGATGGCGAGCGTATTCCGCTCGACGTCAAGGTGGGTGACGATGTCATCTACTCGAAGTATGGCGGTACTGAGCTGAACCTGGATGGTGAGGACGTGATGGTGCTCAGCGAGCACGACATCCTCGGGAAGGTCACACCGGCCCCCAAGGCCGCCAAGGGCAAGAAGTAAGACCCCGTCGGGGAACCTCGAAAGGATTGGGAAGACAGAGACATGGCTAAGGAAATTAAGTTCCACGAGGACGCCCGTCGCGCCCTCGAGCGCGGCGTGAACATCCTCGCCGACGCCGTCAAGGTGACGCTGGGTCCCAAGGGCCGCTACGTCGTCATCGACAAGATGTACGGAGCGCCAACGATCACGAACGATGGTGTGACCATCGCACGCGAGATCGATCTTGCGGACCCCTTCGAGAACCAGGGCGCCCAGCTCCTGCGTGAGGTCGCTACGGCGACCAACGATGTCGCGGGTGACGGCACCACCACGGCAACCCTTCTTGCCCAGGCCATCGTGCGTGAGGGCCTCAAGAACGTTGCTGCCGGTGCCAACCCCATGGGCCTCAAGCGCGGAATTGAGAGCGCCGTCGACGCCGTCGTCGCCTCAATCCGTACCCAAAGCCGCGAGATCGCCGGCAAGGAGGAGATCGCTCGCGTCGCGACCATCTCCGCCCGTGATCGCGAGATCGGCGACATCATCGCCGACGCCATCGAGAAGGTGGGCAAGGACGGCGTGGTCAACGTGGAGGAGGGCCAGACCTTCGGGATGGAGCTCGAGTTCACCGAGGGCATGCAGTTCGACCGCGGTTACATGTCGCCCTACATGGTCACGGACCAGGAGCGCATGGAGGCCGTGCTGGAGGACTGCTACGTGCTCGCGCACGGCGGCAAGATCCAGAACGTCAAGGACATCCTTCCGCTGCTCGAGAAGGTCATCCAGACGGGCAAGCCGCTCCTCATCCTCGCCGAGGATGTCGAGGGCGAGGCGCTGGCCACCCTTATCGTCAACAAGCTGCGCGGGTCGTTCACCGGTATCGCCGTCAAGGCACCGGGTTTCGGCGATCGCCGCAAGCGCATGCTCGAGGACATCGCCATCCTGACCGGTGGCGAGCAGATCTCCGAGGAGATGGGCCTGAAGCTCGAGAACACCGAGCTCTCCCAGCTGGGTCGCGCCCGTAAGGTGGTCATCGGCAAGGACACGACCACGATCATCGACGGCGCCGGTAAGCCGGACGAGATCAAGGGGCGGATCAAGCAGATTCGCGTCGAGATCGAGAACAGCGACTCGGACTTCGATCGCGAGAAGCTCCAGGAGCGCCTCGCGAAGCTCGCCGGTGGTGTGGCCGTCGTGAAGGTTGGCGCCGCCACCGAGACCGAGATGAAGGAGAAGAAGCACCGCGTCGAGGACGCCCTGCAGGCCACCCGTGCCGCCCTCGAGGAGGGCATCGTTCCGGGCGGAGGCGTCGCGCTGGTCAACGCCGAGGCAGCTCTCGACAAGCTCAAGGCCAAGGGTGACGAGGCCACGGGCATTCAGATCGTGCGTCGCGCGCTCGAGGAGCCCCTTCGTCAGCTGGCCAACAACGCCGGCCTCGAGGGCTCGATCGTCGTGGGCAGGGTTCGCGAGTTGAAGAACGGCCACGGTCTCAACGTCGACACGGGTGAGTACATCGACCTGGTCGAGGCCGGAATCATCGACCCGGCGATGGTCACGCGCTCGGCGCTGCAGAACGCTGCGTCGATTGCGAAGAACATCATCACCACCGAGTGCATTGTGGTGAACAAGCCAGAGGAGGGCGGCCTTGGCGGCCCGATGACCTCACCGAACATGGGTGGTATGGGTTCCATGGGCGGAATGATGTAAGCCCAGCCAATCGGCTGAGCGGTAACACGAAGGGCGGGTCTTCGGACCCGCCCTTCGTCGTTCTGTCGGACTGCCTTAGGCATCGGTATCAGGCACCGGGCATCCCGCTTTTCCCGGTCGCTGCGGACATCGGTGACCGGCACCCGTCCGCCGCTCCCCTTCGCGCCGCCCTCAGGCCTTCGTCGTATGGGAAGCGTTTGCGCGCCGAAAGAGACGAGCACGATCGTGCGAACGGCGATGGTGAGTACCGCGGTTTGGGTGGCGGTCGTGAGGGTGTCGGGGGTCAGTGGGAACTCCCGTCCGAGCACGAGGGAGGAGCTGAGTACGAGACGAACTCGCGTGATTGATGACGGGCGCGTCGGGCGGCGGATGGCCGGGACGAGTACCAAGAGCGAGATGATCACGCCGACGACGATGATGGGCACGCGGAACGCATCGTTGACGAGAACGATCTCATCAATGGCATCGCGAACGCTGTTTCGGGCCGTCGCCACGGATGTGGGCGTCGTCGGTATCCCGTTTCTCGGTACGCCGTGGTGGCAGACACGCCACCACGGGCGTAAGTTGTTACGAGTATCACCGCAGGCCCAACAGAGGGCGGCCGAATCCGCCACGACACAGGAGGAGACCATTACATGAGCGGTCAGCATCGCGACACCATCGCCCTCCACGGCGGTCAGGTGCCCGACCCCACCACCAACGCCCGGGCGGTGCCGATCTACCAGACGACATCGTTTGTGTTCAACGACGCCCAGCACGCTGCCAACCTCTTTGCGCTGGCCGAACCGGGCAACATCTACACGCGCATCATGAACCCGACGTGGGACGTACTCGAGCAGCGTGTTGCGCAGCTCGAGGGTGGCATCGCCGCCTGCGCTCTGGCATCGGGACAGGCCGGCGCCGCGTACTCGGTGCTGAACGTCTGCCGCGCCGGGGACAACATCATCGCCGAGCCGCAACTGTACGGCGGTACGTACAACCTCTTCGCGCACACGTTGCCGCAGTTCGGCATCGAGGTGCGGTTTGCCGAGGGCAACGATCCTGCGTCCGTCGCTCGTCTTGCGGACGACCACACCCGCGCGGTGTTCGTGGAGTCACTCGGCAACCCGAGCCTCAACGTGGTGGACCTCAGGGCCTGGAGCGATGCGGCCCACGCGGTGGGCGTTCCGCTCATCGTGGACAACACGATCGCCACTCCGATCCTGTGCCGACCGTTCGAGCACGGTGCCGACATCGTGGTGCACTCGCTCACCAAGTTTCTCGGTGGCCATGGAACCTCGATCGGCGGCATGATCGTGGACAGCGGCACCTTCGACTGGCCCGCTCACACCGATCGCTTCCCGGGCCTCACCAGGCCCGACCCCAGCTACCACGGTGTGGTCTGGTCGGACGCCCTCGGCCCTGCGGCGTACATCGGTCGCATCCGGACCGTTCTGCTGCGCAACCTCGGTGCCGCGCTCTCGCCGTTCAACGCGTTCCTCATCCTGCAGGGGGTGGAGACGTTGCACCTGCGCATGGAGCGCCACTGCAGTAACGCCATGGTCATCGCACAGCATCTCGAGGCGCACCCGGACGTGGAGTGGGTGAACTACCCCGGGCTTCCGTCGTCCACGTTCCATGAGCAGGCCACGAAGATGTTTGACGGTGGCTACGGCGCCATCCTCACCTTCGGCATCAAGGGTGGCCGTGACGCCGGTCAGGCGTTTATATCGGGCCTCGAGCTCTTCAGCCACTTGGCCAATGTGGGCGACGCCAAGTCGCTGGCCATCCATCCGGCCACCACCACTCACTCGCAGCTGAACGATGAGGAGTTGGCCTCGGCAGGCGTCACGCCCGACACCGTGCGCCTCTCCGTGGGCATCGAGAATGTCGGCGACCTCATCACGGACATCGACCAGTCGCTGGCGAAGGCCACCGGCTGATCCACGGTGTGACCCACTGACCACCAGCGCGTCCTCGGAGGGGCTTGGCCTCGTCGAGACCCAGCGGGTCGTTCTGTTTACCCAGGACGACCCGCTGGTGCTGGAGTCGGGTTCCTCGCTCGGCCCGGTGGAGGTGGCGTACGAGACCTACGGCACCCTCAACGCTGCGGGCACCAACGCGGTGTATGTGTGCCACGCGCTCACTGGCGACGCACACGCCGCCGGCCACCATGGCGATCCCGATCAGCGAGGCTGGTGGGACAACCTGATCGGCCCGGGGCGCGCGATCGACACCCGTCGCTTCTTCGTGGTGTGCTCCAACCTGCTGGGCGGGTGTCAGGGCACCACCGGCCCGAGTTCCATCAACCCCACAACGGGCACGCCGTACGGCCTCGCCTTCCCGCTCTTTACCGTGCGCGACCTCGTGCAGGTGCACCGCGCACTCGCCGCCCATCTGGGAATCACGCATCTGGCCGGTGCCATCGGCGGGTCCCTCGGTGGCATGCAGGTGCTGCAGTGGGTCATCGACTACCCCGACGACATTGCCGCCGCGATGGTCATTTGCTCGTCGTCGCACATTTCAGCTCAGAACATCGCCTTCAGCGCCGTGGCCCGTGAGGCCATCATGCGCGACCCCGACTTCCAGGGCGGCGACTACTACACCACCGGCCGGGCACCCGACACCGGCCTCACCATTGCGCGCATGATGGCCCACATCACTTATCTGTCGGAGGCCGCGATGCTCGAGAAGTTCGGGCGTCGCCTGCAACACGGTGACGCCCCCCACTTCGGCTTCGATGTGGACTTCCAGGTGGAGAGTTACCTCCAGCACCAAGGGGAGGTCTTTCTCGAGCGCTTCGACGCCAACACCTACCTGTACATGACCCGGGTCATGGACTACTTCGACGCGTTTGCAGACTCCGGCGCGGCGGGCGAATGCCTCACGAACTCGAGCACCCGGTGTTTGGTCGTGTCGTTCGACTCCGACTGGCGCTTCGCCACCGAGCACTCCCGCGAGATCGTGCGGCAACTGCAGTCGTGGCGTATGGCCGTGACCTTTCGTGAGATCCGATCGCCCTGGGGGCACGACTCGTTTCTGCTCGAGATCCCCGAGTACCACCGCACCGTCGCGGCGTTCCTCGACCGGACGGCGACGGACCACGGGATCGAGTGATCGCGATCTCTCCCTCGGTGTCTGGCACCCGGTGCCTGACACTTGGCGATTGGCGCGAGGCCCCCGGTGTCTGACACTTAACGATTGGTGAGGGGCTTGGCTGTGCGCGGTATCGGTCACCGTTGGGCAGTAGCCTCCTCCCCGATGGCACTCCGCCCCGATCTCGATGTCGTCGCCGCCATGGTTGCGCGTGGGTCACGCGTGCTCGACCTTGGCTGTGGCGACGGCGCCCTGCTCGCGCACCTCATCCGCGACAAGGGGTGCGACGGCACGGGCGTGGAGATTTCGGACGATGGGTTCCATGCGTGCGTGGCGCGCGGGGTGCCGGTGATGGTGGCCGATATCGACCACGGGCTCTCCGGTGTGGACGATGGCGCCTTCGATGTCGTGATCCTGTCGCAGACCCTGCAGGCGACCCATCGCCCGGCGCTTGTGCTGCACGAGATGATGCGCGTGGGGCGCGTCGGGATCGTGTCGTTTCCCAACTTCGGGTACTGGCGCCTTCGCTGGTCGCTCGCCGCACGAGGGCGGATGCCGACCTCGCGGTCACTTCCGTACCAGTGGTACGACACCCCGAACATTCACCTGTGCACCATCCGTGACTTCGAGACCCTGCTCGCGCGTGAGGAGCTGATGACCCAGCAGCGGGTGCTGCTGGACGAGCGTGGCGGCCCCGCCCAGGGGATCGTACGGTACCGACCCAATCTGCTGGGTGCGGGCGCCGTGTACCTCGTGGGTAGGTAGCCCGTGGTCGCCACCGCCTTCTCCGCCCTGGTAATGATCGCGCTCGGCGTGGTGCTGCGGAAAACGGGTGTGGTCAAGCGCGAGAATGCCATCGTCCTCGTACAGATCACGCTCTACGTGCTGTTGCCGGCGCTCGTGCTCAAGATCATGATCGGCACCAACCTGAACTGGGACCTCATGTTGGTCCCGCTGGTCGCGTTTGCCGCCACCGCCGTCATGGTGCCCCTGGGCCTAGCGCTGGCCCGGATGCTGAAGCTCGGTCGCGCCGCCACGGGTGCCACGATCATCCTCATCGCCGTGGCGAACACCGGGTTCTTCGGCCTTCCGCTCATCGCGGCGTCACAGCACGACTACTCGTTGGCGGTGGCCGTCATCTACGACGCCCTCGGTACCGGGATCCTTATCTGGACCTTCAACCCCATCGTGGCGTCGTGGTTCGGACGAGGCGAGATCGACGATTCCCTCCGTCTCCGGTCGTCGCTCAAAGGGCTGCTCCTGCCCCCCATGTGGTGCCTCGTTATCGGGCTTATCCTCAACCTCTCCGGCGTGCACACACTGCCGGACGCCCTGCAGTTTCCCATCGACTATCTGGCCGCCGGCCTGCTCCCGGTGGTCATGCTGTACGCGGGGCTCGTACTCGACTGGTCGGCCGTCGCTGACAACTGGCGCGTTATTGCAGGAGTGTCGGTCGCGCGTCTGTTGATCGGCCCCGTGGTGGCGTTCGCCCTTGGCGTGGCCTTCGGGTTCACCGGCGCCGCCCTCGACACCATCACTGTGCTCGGCGGCATGCCCAGCGGAATGATGGCCCTCGTCATGGGCGCCCACTACCGTCTACCCGTTGGCCTGTTGGCGGGCTGCGTGGCGGTAACCACGGTGCTCGCCCTGTTCACCCTTCCGATCGTCACGGCGGTGGTTCATTGACCCCAGACCCGTTTAGCCTGCGTCTCTCCGCCAACGTGGTTGCACGGCGCAGCCAGGTTGTGCTCGGCCTCGACCCCGACCCCGCGCGGGTGGAGGGCGGGGTGCAGGGGGCACGCGACTTCTGCCTTCGGGTTATCGACCACGCGGCGGTGCACTGTGTCGCCGCGAAGCCCCAACTGGCCTGCTTCGAGCGGTGGGGTGCGGCCGGCTGGTCGGCGTTCGAGGATGTCGCGCAGGCCGCGTCCGACGCCGGGCTCCTCGTCATCGCCGACGCCAAGCGTGGCGACGTGGGTGTCACGGCGCGTCACTACGCGGAGGCCTTCCTCCGGGACCCCATTGACGCGGTCACGGTCAATCCGATGCTCGGTACCGACTCCGTGCAGCCGTTTCTCGATGCCGCGGCCATCACCGGCAAGGGGCTGTTCGTGCTCGTGCGCACGTCCAATCCTGATGCCGCACAGCTGGAGGATCTTCCGCTGGCAGATGGCCGCCCATGGCACGAGGCCGTGGCCGATCTCGTTCGTGGTTGGGGTGCATCGATCCCCGTGCACGACGGTGCGGGGCTGTCGTCGATTGGCGCGGTGGTGGGAGCCACGGTGCCCGAGCGCATTCGTCGTCTGAGGGACCTGATGCCCGATCAGCCGTTCCTGCTTCCGGGGGTTGGTGCGCAGGGCGGCGATCCGGCATTGCTGGGCCCGGCGTTCGGTGGTCATGTCGCAGGCGCGCTGGTGTCGGTAAGTCGTTCGGTCATCTACGCCGACGATCCGGCCACCGCAGCCTGCGCGATCCGCGACCTCGTCTGGTCTGCGTGGGAGTCGTCGCGCGAATCGTCCGAGGAGTCTGCGTAACAAGAACCACCTGCGGTGCGGACTGTTAAGTGTCAGAGACCCGGGCCCCACCCGTGTCGGCGGTCGTGCCGATGATCACTGCGTGCATCGGGGTGCGGGGACCCCCGACGCCGTCCCCGCTACCGCGCGGACAGTCGAAGTCCCGGACGTCGTCCCTGCCAGCCGCACCAGAGGGCGAACAGCACGAGTGCGATGACGGACCCGGTCCAGTGGAGCCCGGTGGCCACACCGATGAGGCTGACCAGGCCGGCGGCGACTGCGCCCACGAACGTGGGTATTCCGGGCAGTTTCCATACGAGCACGGTTACCGCCGTGGCAACGATCCACGCCCCCGGGCCAATGGCAAAACCCCACGACGCGAAGATCTCATGCGACAGCGTGAGGCCGGTGGCGGCGCCGAGGACGGCCACGACGAACGCCTGCGACAGCGCCGCACGCCAAGCAACTCCCCAGTCCATCTAGTCGTCGAGCAGGTCGGGCAGGTACGGGACGTTGCCCCGTGCGTCACCCTTCGGGGCGCCCACCATGATGTGGGCGGAGATGTCGTCCACGCGCGCCTCTCCCGCGGCCTCCTGTCCCGACATGTCGCGCACTGGGCCACCGGGGCCGGCCCGGTCGATCCACTGCTGCACGTAGTCGGCCTCGCTCTCGTAACCGAGGTTCCGGAAGGTACGCACCGCGCGTTCCTGATCATCCATCCACGCGAGACGCCCGTCGGCGGGGACATCGCCCACCGAGGTGGTGACGG
Coding sequences:
- a CDS encoding sigma-70 family RNA polymerase sigma factor gives rise to the protein MLKRGDLDSLCAAYFETVLQWIRATGRVSVGEAEEIRQMVFVRFVREVRQGHQCRLPIGAALFRIADWTTKGYIAAAATQGEREQVVRDIPGEEPVDPNALREMEQVGQDDDVKAIFARLPDRERVLMMLHTFDDLSLTQCAEAMGIEPNNAHQIHHRAMRRIARWIAEEGV
- a CDS encoding co-chaperone GroES gives rise to the protein MSLEPLGDRVIVSAASAEEVTVSGILLPDTAKEKPQRGTVLAVGPGRYVDGERIPLDVKVGDDVIYSKYGGTELNLDGEDVMVLSEHDILGKVTPAPKAAKGKK
- the groL gene encoding chaperonin GroEL, encoding MAKEIKFHEDARRALERGVNILADAVKVTLGPKGRYVVIDKMYGAPTITNDGVTIAREIDLADPFENQGAQLLREVATATNDVAGDGTTTATLLAQAIVREGLKNVAAGANPMGLKRGIESAVDAVVASIRTQSREIAGKEEIARVATISARDREIGDIIADAIEKVGKDGVVNVEEGQTFGMELEFTEGMQFDRGYMSPYMVTDQERMEAVLEDCYVLAHGGKIQNVKDILPLLEKVIQTGKPLLILAEDVEGEALATLIVNKLRGSFTGIAVKAPGFGDRRKRMLEDIAILTGGEQISEEMGLKLENTELSQLGRARKVVIGKDTTTIIDGAGKPDEIKGRIKQIRVEIENSDSDFDREKLQERLAKLAGGVAVVKVGAATETEMKEKKHRVEDALQATRAALEEGIVPGGGVALVNAEAALDKLKAKGDEATGIQIVRRALEEPLRQLANNAGLEGSIVVGRVRELKNGHGLNVDTGEYIDLVEAGIIDPAMVTRSALQNAASIAKNIITTECIVVNKPEEGGLGGPMTSPNMGGMGSMGGMM
- a CDS encoding O-acetylhomoserine aminocarboxypropyltransferase/cysteine synthase: MSGQHRDTIALHGGQVPDPTTNARAVPIYQTTSFVFNDAQHAANLFALAEPGNIYTRIMNPTWDVLEQRVAQLEGGIAACALASGQAGAAYSVLNVCRAGDNIIAEPQLYGGTYNLFAHTLPQFGIEVRFAEGNDPASVARLADDHTRAVFVESLGNPSLNVVDLRAWSDAAHAVGVPLIVDNTIATPILCRPFEHGADIVVHSLTKFLGGHGTSIGGMIVDSGTFDWPAHTDRFPGLTRPDPSYHGVVWSDALGPAAYIGRIRTVLLRNLGAALSPFNAFLILQGVETLHLRMERHCSNAMVIAQHLEAHPDVEWVNYPGLPSSTFHEQATKMFDGGYGAILTFGIKGGRDAGQAFISGLELFSHLANVGDAKSLAIHPATTTHSQLNDEELASAGVTPDTVRLSVGIENVGDLITDIDQSLAKATG
- a CDS encoding homoserine O-acetyltransferase, which produces MSATSSRTSTSRWRRPPADPRCDPLTTSASSEGLGLVETQRVVLFTQDDPLVLESGSSLGPVEVAYETYGTLNAAGTNAVYVCHALTGDAHAAGHHGDPDQRGWWDNLIGPGRAIDTRRFFVVCSNLLGGCQGTTGPSSINPTTGTPYGLAFPLFTVRDLVQVHRALAAHLGITHLAGAIGGSLGGMQVLQWVIDYPDDIAAAMVICSSSHISAQNIAFSAVAREAIMRDPDFQGGDYYTTGRAPDTGLTIARMMAHITYLSEAAMLEKFGRRLQHGDAPHFGFDVDFQVESYLQHQGEVFLERFDANTYLYMTRVMDYFDAFADSGAAGECLTNSSTRCLVVSFDSDWRFATEHSREIVRQLQSWRMAVTFREIRSPWGHDSFLLEIPEYHRTVAAFLDRTATDHGIE
- the metW gene encoding methionine biosynthesis protein MetW, which produces MALRPDLDVVAAMVARGSRVLDLGCGDGALLAHLIRDKGCDGTGVEISDDGFHACVARGVPVMVADIDHGLSGVDDGAFDVVILSQTLQATHRPALVLHEMMRVGRVGIVSFPNFGYWRLRWSLAARGRMPTSRSLPYQWYDTPNIHLCTIRDFETLLAREELMTQQRVLLDERGGPAQGIVRYRPNLLGAGAVYLVGR
- a CDS encoding AEC family transporter — protein: MVATAFSALVMIALGVVLRKTGVVKRENAIVLVQITLYVLLPALVLKIMIGTNLNWDLMLVPLVAFAATAVMVPLGLALARMLKLGRAATGATIILIAVANTGFFGLPLIAASQHDYSLAVAVIYDALGTGILIWTFNPIVASWFGRGEIDDSLRLRSSLKGLLLPPMWCLVIGLILNLSGVHTLPDALQFPIDYLAAGLLPVVMLYAGLVLDWSAVADNWRVIAGVSVARLLIGPVVAFALGVAFGFTGAALDTITVLGGMPSGMMALVMGAHYRLPVGLLAGCVAVTTVLALFTLPIVTAVVH
- the pyrF gene encoding orotidine-5'-phosphate decarboxylase yields the protein MRGGNHGARPVHPSDRHGGGSLTPDPFSLRLSANVVARRSQVVLGLDPDPARVEGGVQGARDFCLRVIDHAAVHCVAAKPQLACFERWGAAGWSAFEDVAQAASDAGLLVIADAKRGDVGVTARHYAEAFLRDPIDAVTVNPMLGTDSVQPFLDAAAITGKGLFVLVRTSNPDAAQLEDLPLADGRPWHEAVADLVRGWGASIPVHDGAGLSSIGAVVGATVPERIRRLRDLMPDQPFLLPGVGAQGGDPALLGPAFGGHVAGALVSVSRSVIYADDPATAACAIRDLVWSAWESSRESSEESA